The following are from one region of the Prevotella communis genome:
- the rplQ gene encoding 50S ribosomal protein L17 — translation MRHNKKFNHLGRTASHRASMLANMAISLIMHKRITTTVAKAKALKKYVEPLITKAKEDSTNSRRVVFSYLQNKEAIKELFSTVSEKVGDRPGGYTRIIKLGTRQGDAAQICFIELVDFDPEMAKTETKKKATRRSRKATKAEAPAQEAPKAEEAAAEAPAAEEAPKAE, via the coding sequence ATGAGACATAATAAGAAATTCAACCATCTCGGTCGTACTGCATCGCATCGCGCTTCCATGCTTGCCAACATGGCCATCTCGCTGATCATGCACAAAAGAATCACTACGACCGTGGCCAAGGCAAAGGCCCTCAAGAAGTATGTTGAGCCCCTGATCACTAAGGCTAAGGAGGACTCAACTAACTCACGTCGTGTAGTATTCAGCTACCTTCAGAACAAGGAAGCTATCAAGGAACTCTTCTCTACTGTAAGTGAGAAGGTTGGCGACCGTCCCGGTGGATATACCCGTATCATCAAGCTGGGTACCCGTCAGGGTGACGCTGCTCAGATCTGCTTTATCGAGCTCGTAGACTTCGATCCCGAAATGGCAAAGACTGAGACCAAGAAGAAGGCTACTCGTCGTTCTCGTAAGGCTACTAAGGCCGAGGCTCCTGCTCAGGAGGCTCCTAAGGCTGAAGAAGCTGCTGCCGAGGCACCCGCAGCCGAAGAGGCTCCGAAGGCTGAATAA